The genomic region GATCGTGCTGGATACGAACGCACTGATGATGCCGGTCGAATGCAACGTGCGCCTGTTCGAGGAACTCGACAGGGTGCTGCCGGATGCGACGGACTACGTGGCGCCCGCCGCCGTCCGCGACGAGCTGGCGAAACTGGCCGATGGCGCCGGCGCGGAAGCGACGGCCGCTTCTGTCGGGCAGGACCTGCTTGACCGGTGTACGGTTCGGGAGACGACGGCGGACTACGCGGACGATGCCGTCCTCGAACTGGCACAGGCAGACGATGCGACACACGCAGTCACGAACGACAACCCCCTCAAACGACGCCTGCTGGACGCGGGCGTTCCAGTAATTAGTTTAAGGGGCCGGAACAAACTGGGTATCACTCAACCATAACACATGTATAAACGGGTACGCCTACGCGATACGGTCGAAGTCCCGCCACGCTTTCTGGCGGAGGTCAGTCCGGGGCTGGTCAAACGGCTCCTGCAAGAGAAGCTCGAAGGACGAATGGACGAGGACGTCGGCAGCGTCGTCTCCGTCATCGAGGTCCACGACATCGGTACCGGTGCCGTGCTGCCGAACAAGCCCGGCGTCTACTACGAGGCCGAGTTCGACGCCCTCACGTTCGACCCACAGATGCAGGAAGTGGTCGACGGGGAGGTCGTCGAGGTCGTCAACTTCGGGGCCTTCATCGGCATCGGGCCGGTCGACGGTCTGCTCCACGTCTCCCAGATCTCCGACGAGTATCTGGCCTACGACGAGGAGAACCAGCAACTCGCCTCCCGCGAGTCCAACCGGACGCTCACCGTCGGTGACGCCGTCCGAGCGCGTATCGTCACCAAGAGCATCGACGAGCGAAACCCGCGTGACTCCAAGATCGGCCTGACAGCGAAACAGGTCGGCCTGGGCAAGCACGGCTGGCTCCAAGAGGAGCGCGAGCGCCGCGAAGGCACGGCGGAAGCCGGTGATAGCTGATGGCGGACCGACTCGTCTGCCGAGACTGTCACCGCGTCCAGAGCGCGGAGATCGAAAGCCAGTGTGAGGCCTGCGGCGGCACCGCACTGACCGAGGACTGGGCCGGCTACGTCGTCATCGCCCACCCGGAGCGGTCCGACATCGCCGAGGAGATGGAAGTGACCGAGCCGGGCAAGTACGCGCTGAAAGTCCGCTAACGTGTCCGACGTCGTTCTCGAACTCCCGAGTGCCTTGCGGCACGAGCTAAAAGAGCCGCTCGGACGGATTTATACCGACACAGCGGCGCTGCTGGCCGATGCCGGTGAACCCATCATCGCCGTCGGCGACATGGTCACGTACCATCTCATCGAGGCCGGGCGGACGCCCGACCTCGCGCTGGTCGACGAACGGACCAAACGCTCGGCCGTCGACGCGGACGTGGCAGCGGCAATTGATGGCTTTGACCGGACGCTCCCGGTCGACAACCCACCCGCGACGCTCACTGCTGAACTGCTTACTGCGCTCAGGGATGGTCTCGACAGTGACGGGACGACTCTTCTGGATGTTGACGGCGAGGAGGACCTCGCCACGCTCCCCGCAGTGCTCGCCGCGCCCGCCGGAGCCAGCGTTG from Haloarcula sp. H-GB4 harbors:
- a CDS encoding DUF188 domain-containing protein, with translation MIVLDTNALMMPVECNVRLFEELDRVLPDATDYVAPAAVRDELAKLADGAGAEATAASVGQDLLDRCTVRETTADYADDAVLELAQADDATHAVTNDNPLKRRLLDAGVPVISLRGRNKLGITQP
- the spt4 gene encoding transcription elongation factor subunit Spt4 is translated as MADRLVCRDCHRVQSAEIESQCEACGGTALTEDWAGYVVIAHPERSDIAEEMEVTEPGKYALKVR
- a CDS encoding DNA-directed RNA polymerase, with protein sequence MYKRVRLRDTVEVPPRFLAEVSPGLVKRLLQEKLEGRMDEDVGSVVSVIEVHDIGTGAVLPNKPGVYYEAEFDALTFDPQMQEVVDGEVVEVVNFGAFIGIGPVDGLLHVSQISDEYLAYDEENQQLASRESNRTLTVGDAVRARIVTKSIDERNPRDSKIGLTAKQVGLGKHGWLQEERERREGTAEAGDS
- a CDS encoding GTP-dependent dephospho-CoA kinase family protein translates to MSDVVLELPSALRHELKEPLGRIYTDTAALLADAGEPIIAVGDMVTYHLIEAGRTPDLALVDERTKRSAVDADVAAAIDGFDRTLPVDNPPATLTAELLTALRDGLDSDGTTLLDVDGEEDLATLPAVLAAPAGASVVYGQPDEGMVLADCDDAARDRVRSLLERMDGDAERATALVSS